CCGCGTTCGACCCGGACGGGCAGTCGACGCATCCGGGTGTTCAGGTAGGCGGTCAGCACGGCGCGTCGGGACACGTCGACGGCGGTCACTTCCGCGGCGCCCGACCGCGCCGCTGCGACCGCGAGGACGCCGGTCCCCGTCCCCACGTCGAGCACGTGTGCTCCCCTGGGCAGAGCGGCCTCCCGAATGGCCTCGACGAGAAGTCGGGTGTCCGCCCGAGGCCGGTATACCCCCGGTGCTCTGAGCAACCACACACCATGGGGATATACCTTCCCGACCAGGGGCCAAACATTCGGCTTGAGCATCGAGGCCGGACACACCGAGGGTCGGCACGGAGAACCGGCGGATCCACGGCGATTCCGATCCGGAAACCGAGCCGAGTCGGCAACCGGGCCGAACCGGCAGGCGGGTACGGCCAGGTTTCGGGGCCCGGCGAGTGGGTTAGTCCGCGAGCATGTCAGCCCGCGACCCGCACGACCCGGACAATTCGGAACCGGAAGACCCGCAGCCGGAACGCACTCCCGGCCTGGAACCCGGTGGGTCGGTGCCGCCGGGCGAGACTCCCCCGGCATCGCCCTCGGGAACCGACAGCGTCTCCCATCCGCAACGCGCCGAAGCCCGCCCGATGAAATGGCTGTGGCTGACGGGCATCGTCCTGATCACGCTGCTGGTGGCGCTCTTCTTCGTCATGCTGGCGATCGGCATCATCGCCTGACTCGTTATTGCCCACCCCATCGGCTGAGCAGCCGTCCATCCCCTCGCTCGGCCGAAAGGACGGAAACACCGACCCGAACGACCGCACGCGCTCAGGCCCGGATCGGCGGGTGGCCCACGCCGTGCCAGGAGACTCCGGCCCGGCGCACTACCTCGGGATCGAGCTGGTTGCGCGTGTCGACGACCACCGGCCCGTCCAGGACGGCCGCCAGCCTCGGCCAGTCGAGCGTGCGAAATTCCTGCCAGTCGGTCAGCAGCACCAACCCGGCCGCGCTCTTCGCCGCCTGGTACGCATCGTCCACCAGCGTCACGATCCCCTCCAAGTGGGGATCATCGGCCCGCAGTCCGGGGTCGTAGGCGACCAGTTCCGCGCCGCGCTCGACGAGCAGGCGCGCCACCGCCAGAGCCGGCGAGTCGCGCAGGTCATCGGTCCCCGCCTTGAACGTCAGGCCGAGCACGCCGATCCGGACCCCCGCCAGCGAGTTCGCCCGGCCGTTTCCGCACGCCTCGGCGATCTTGTCCACCATCCGCTCACGTTGGCGGACATTCGACGAGATCGCGGCTCGCAACAGCGCGAAGTCGAACCCGACCGCCTCCGAGATCCGCATCAGTGCGTGGGTGTCCTTCGGCAGACACGAGCCGCCCCACCCCGGGCCGGGCCGCAGGAACGACCGCCCGACCCGCCGGTCATGGCCCATACCCGCGGTGACGTCGGCGATGTTCGCACCCGAGCGCTCGCACAGTTCCGCCAGTGCGTTGACATACGACAACTTCGTCGCCAGGAAACAGTTCGCCGCATACTTGACCATCTCCGCGCTCGCGGCATCGACGAGCACCGTCGGCGCACCCAGCCGCGCGTACAGCGCCGCGACCCGCTCCGCCGCGTCCTGGCCGGCGGAGCCGACCACGATGCGGTCCGGCCGCAGAAAGTCCCGCACCGCCGAGCCCTCGCGCAGGAACTCCGGATTGCTGACCACCGCCACATCCGAGCGCCGTACCAGCTCCGCGATTCGTGCCGACGTACCGACCGGCACCGTCGACTTCATCACCAGCACGCACCCGTGCGGCAGCTGATCGCGGATCTCGCGGGTCACCGACTCCACGGCGGCCAGGTCGGCACCTCC
This Haloactinomyces albus DNA region includes the following protein-coding sequences:
- a CDS encoding DUF6480 family protein, whose product is MSARDPHDPDNSEPEDPQPERTPGLEPGGSVPPGETPPASPSGTDSVSHPQRAEARPMKWLWLTGIVLITLLVALFFVMLAIGIIA
- a CDS encoding UDP-glucose dehydrogenase family protein, coding for MFTRRIVVVGTGYVGLTTGACLASLGHRVVCSDVDAAKIRRLSRASVDILEPGLEELVRDGLDSGRLTFVVASASVVAEAEMVFLCVPTPMGADGGADLAAVESVTREIRDQLPHGCVLVMKSTVPVGTSARIAELVRRSDVAVVSNPEFLREGSAVRDFLRPDRIVVGSAGQDAAERVAALYARLGAPTVLVDAASAEMVKYAANCFLATKLSYVNALAELCERSGANIADVTAGMGHDRRVGRSFLRPGPGWGGSCLPKDTHALMRISEAVGFDFALLRAAISSNVRQRERMVDKIAEACGNGRANSLAGVRIGVLGLTFKAGTDDLRDSPALAVARLLVERGAELVAYDPGLRADDPHLEGIVTLVDDAYQAAKSAAGLVLLTDWQEFRTLDWPRLAAVLDGPVVVDTRNQLDPEVVRRAGVSWHGVGHPPIRA